In Tribolium castaneum strain GA2 chromosome 4, icTriCast1.1, whole genome shotgun sequence, one DNA window encodes the following:
- the Root gene encoding rootletin isoform X2, with the protein MSDRRRPPVYRPKSRTDSSSRADGGRLRGDGGGSSDEDARTDLRQRLQEEASIYRRRLDAYRQAQADQAALVSRLQAKVLQYKQRCADLEAQMVENPRQPTLPSPSTALEQAQQHLREVREERIADLDTALRRLDEEKRRNDKLVQLNATLREQLEESHSTNESLTSDLQKLTNEFENLREEMIIKEDEWKDEEQAFNDYYSTEHNRLLNLWRDVVAVKRFFMEIQSSTERDLNSIKSEVSYLGKEMMTACSRMDTNLFTDSILGGKERSQHQQELSDLKQQLDTLKLQHESCQTENRIKDDRIQQLLRDTQNLEERCAEAEHNVSQVMKMQEEIDLLQAALRDIAHALIQDAETKAPELSTHIHLSASTPVPQKSPKRGRMTSAAFAESTISAVQAALHKYQSMIHELQVKLQSNREQLLLVRKQFDHSEENVASLENRVKELVAQLDACRTQCSQLSQDKDYLQKSLESLKIEKNALDRQRIEINSLVESLNLDYDKLQKTNNKLQREVDALQDEKIFLQTEIERLNQEASIREINLRGEEERCSRIREELLSAREELHKLYLSHDMLEQQKAEADNLISSLEKAKSEGEIELERILGERSNVHDSLIKKENIAANLESDKKKLLDDLKKLEDEKLALQMQSNDQQNDIQSLRKELLQAEQQRLDLESDKVSLSEKCKFLEIDKSKIEMELNQVTRERNDLSNQLTVLGRKKDALNDELVRTRQKLEQANETNARVNRNLEDLVRECEEKQCTIDALDKDMQRLQEQLAAIRSEKEALEAVLFDTQTNLEASEARKFQLEGEQQELLVKQEQLKAQIARVTKDLERSEKRCLEVKNSLTQQAGNKEVEFKQTIEKLKMQNEDNVRKLTDEREKIRSSLEKRLQQSLQQLTHEKDAEIQQLVDRIEALQSHIENMVQQHEELMLRAENDKQKALLIAHHDQQALQDRLDDARRELNNERETLERLKREANGRFEKDRSSINQLKEELNKYRTKLEESKTRNEEEKIKLEQRIEESKIERDGLQTELENLKVQLHLTEDKSESINNQLHETIRKLKEAENNSESLRKEITDVRRLLADSNFEKEKYHNTNKELRDHVKKIEGEKREQSRQLEETFQKITNLEDIKLSVENEKNRLQNQIRDLEKEQLQSEHKAQSIYEELQRAQASNTQQQAEEKELQARLLNEVEERERAHQEIHQLKKQMAELDRNLDQTRQELGRTRSHGAQLEEQWHAREQDLLVHLEDSRAREKRLEDQKHNLEVCLVDATQQIQELKAKLGGAEGRIRALEAQLGQLEATKRDVEQKLFSVVSTLRRIAGVQLDGSVTMPYRLLSPSRRWSPARGHDDGRDGIVDVDPEIVRKGVRNLMQQVAQIERERDDYKTQVATIKKQLHEAHESQSKGDSKLNKVLQSLRSVQDEKGSLEARLSQKSVELQSQTTALHKKTEENQQMRDKIVSLELAISSGNEEKLQYEDKIEKMKMALGRLEAEKRGLQEELSRIENRSTKLELQRMSTEGDLQRLQMMLQEKDATIQKLQEKCDHQSRNLASLEERCMSLKSTIDQLNLSLEKAAAGENELRSEIQSLQRSLLEATSSSQASAEKMKQLQKSLANSENERRVISERFESTQQNLAEMRRNHQILQDQVTRLNNELANNEVQRSGLESQLRLAQWPADGTIGSHQEEELHRQLQSVQRERSELRGKVDSLNNKVRQLEAEKRNLERSVAKSSSSTTVRKEKYEMDSGISELERYEQENRELRHKIAHLEAELSDKESELIRLRSQRPGLDSKFDRAEIERYRAAQLQAERLLEAREQSHRQQVSRLENQITLLREQLNQEIKRRQQYVLRSTKAGREMQQLRQALGDSLRTVSQDPSLDALLLEHEARKLDNTLSTTASLPPGLSLPSTSYRRSTTPQPK; encoded by the exons ATGAGCGATCGGAGGAGACCTCCGGTTTACAGACCCAAGTCACGGACTGAT TCAAGTAGCAGGGCAGATGGTGGTCGCTTGCGGGGAGACGGCGGCGGAAGCAGCGACGAAGACGCCAGAACCGACCTCCGGCAACGCCTCCAAGAAGAAGCGTCGATCTATCGGCGGCGTCTCGACGCCTATCGACAAGCACAAGCCGACCAAGCGGCTCTCGTCAGCCGACTACAAGCCAAAGTCTTGCAATACAAGCAACGATGTGCCGACCTCGAAGCCCAAATGGTGGAAAACCCGAGACAACCGACGCTACCATCGCCGAGTACGGCCCTGGAACAAGCCCAGCAACATTTGAGGGAAGTTCGGGAGGAACGAATCGCGGATCTTGACACGGCTTTGCGGAGGCTTGACGAAGAAAAACGGAGGAACGACAAGTTGGTTCAGTTGAACGCCACTTTGAGGGAACAACTCGAAGAGTCACACAGTACCAACGAAAGCCTCACTTctgatttgcaaaaattgaccaatGAGTTTGAAAATCTCCGCGAGGAGATGATAATTAAGGAAGATGAGTGGAAGGACGAAGAGCAAGCGTTCAACGATTATTACAGCACTGAGCATAACCGACTCTTGAACCTGTGGCGGGACGTGGTTGCGGTAAAACGCTTCTTCATGGAGATACAATCAAGCACCGAACGCGATCTCAATAGCATAAAGAGCGAAGTCAGTTATTTGGGGAAGGAAATGATGACTGCGTGCAGTCGAATGGACACGAACCTTTTCACAGACTCAATCCTTGGT GGGAAGGAACGCTCCCAACACCAACAAGAACTCTCAGATTTGAAACAACAACTCGACACTTTAAAGCTCCAACACGAAAGTTGCCAAACCGAAAACCGGATCAAAGACGACCGCATCCAACAACTCCTCCGAGACACCCAAAATCTGGAAGAGAGATGTGCCGAAGCCGAGCACAACGTATCTCAAGTAATGAAGATGCAGGAAGAGATCGATTTACTTCAAGCCGCTTTACGGGACATTGCCCATGCTTTGATCCAAGACGCCGAGACCAAAGCCCCTGAATTAAGTACACATATCCACCTTAGTGCTTCCACACCGGTGCCTCAAAA GTCGCCAAAGCGGGGACGTATGACTTCCGCAGCTTTCGCTGAAAGCACAATTTCAGCAGTCCAGGCCGCTTTACACAAATACCAATCAATGATACACGAACTACAG GTGAAGCTCCAGTCGAATAGGGAGCAACTTTTGCTAGTTCGGAAACAATTCGATCATTCGGAAGAAAACGTAGCAAGTTTAGAGAACAGAGTTAAGGAACTAGTGGCACAACTTGATGCTTGTCGCACACAATGTTCGCAACTCAGCCAGGACAAGGATTATCTCCAGAAGAGTTTGGAGAGTctcaaaattgagaaaaacgCCCTTGACCGGCAAAGAATCGAAATCAATTCGCTAGTAGAGTCACTCAATTTGGACTACGATAAGTTACAAAAGACTAACAATAAGTTGCAAAGGGAAGTGGACGCGTTACAGGACGagaaaatttttctacaaactGAAATCGAGCGCTTGAATCAGGAGGCCAGCATCAGGGAAATTAATTTGAGAGGAGAGGAGGAAAGGTGCAGTCGGATCAGAGAAGAACTGTTAAGTGCACGTGAAGAGTTACACAAACTGTACTTGTCGCACGATATGTTGGAACAACAAAAAGCGGAAGCTGATAATTTGATCAGTAGTTTGGAAAAAGCCAAAAGTGAGGGTGAAATTGAACTGGAGCGAATCCTCGGCGAGCGATCAAACGTTCACGATTCTTTAATCAAGAAAGAAAACATCGCTGCTAATTTGGAAAGCGACAAAAAGAAACTCTTGGATGACTTAAAGAAG CTCGAGGACGAAAAACTGGCGCTACAAATGCAATCAAACGACCAACAAAACGACATCCAGTCCTTACGCAAGGAACTGCTCCAAGCCGAGCAACAACGACTCGATTTAGAATCCGACAAAGTCTCGCTTtcggaaaaatgcaaattccTGGAAATCGACAAAAGCAAA ATTGAGATGGAGTTGAACCAAGTGACGCGCGAACGCAACGACTTGAGCAACCAACTTACCGTCCTAGGCCGCAAAAAGGACGCCCTCAACGACGAGTTGGTGCGAACTCGCCAGAAACTGGAACAAGCCAACGAAACAAACGCCCGAGTTAACCGAAATCTGGAAGATTTGGTGCGGGAATGCGAGGAAAAACAGTGCACGATTGACGCGTTGGATAAAGACATGCAGAGACTTCAGGAACAATTGGCTGCGATTCGCTCCGAGAAGGAAGCTTTGGAAGCTGTGCTTTTTGACACTCAGACGAACCTTGAGGCGTCCGAAGCTCGGAAATTCCAGCTGGAAGGCGAGCAACAAGAATTATTGGTCAAGCAAGAGCAGCTCAAGGCACAAATCGCTCGCGTGACTAAGGATTTGGAACGGTCGGAAAAGCGGTGTCTTGAGGTCAAAAACAGTTTAACCCAACAAGCGGGGAACAAGGAGGTGGAGTTCAAGCAAACGATCGAGAAGCTGAAGATGCAGAATGAGGATAATGTTAGGAAACTGACCGATGAGCGGGAGAAGATTCGCTCGAGTTTGGAGAAGCGGTTGCAGCAGAGTTTGCAGCAGTTGACGCATGAAAAAGACGCGGAAATTCAACAGTTGGTTGATAGGATTGAGGCGCTGCAAAGTCACATCGAGAATATGGTGCAGCAGCACGAGGAGTTGATGCTGAGGGCGGAGAACGACAAGCAAAAGGCGCTCCTCATTG CGCATCACGACCAACAAGCGTTGCAAGATCGTCTCGACGATGCGCGAAGAGAATTGAACAATGAACGGGAAACTCTGGAGCGCTTGAAACGCGAAGCCAACGGCCGGTTCGAAAAAGACAGGTCGAGCATAAACCAACTCAAGGAGGAACTCAACAAGTACCGGACCAAACTCGAAGAGAGTAAAACAAGAAACGAGGAGGAGAAAATCAAGCTGGAACAAAGAATCGAGGAAAGCAAAATCGAAAGAGACGGGCTCCAGACCGAGCTGGAAAACCTCAAAGTCCAGCTGCACCTCACCGAAGACAAAAGTGAAAGTATCAATAACCAGCTACACGAAACGATAAGGAAGCTGAAAGAAG CCGAAAATAATTCCGAAAGTCTCCGGAAAGAAATCACAGATGTGCGCCGACTGTTAGCCGACAGCAACTTCGAAAAGGAGAAATACCACAACACGAACAAGGAACTGAGAGACCATGTGAAGAAAATCGAAGGGGAGAAGCGCGAACAGAGCCGACAACTGGAAGAAACGTTCCAGAAAATCACAA ATCTAGAAGACATCAAATTATCGGTCGAAAATGAGAAAAACCGGCTGCAAAACCAAATTCGCGACTTAGAAAAGGAACAGTTGCAGTCCGAACATAAAGCACAATCGATTTATGAAGAATTGCAACGGGCGCAAGCCAGTAACACGCAACAGCAAGCCGAGGAAAAGGAACTCCAAGCCCGGCTTTTAAATGAAGTCGAGGAGCGCGAGCGCGCGCACCAAGAAATCCACCAACTCAAAAAACAA ATGGCAGAGCTGGACCGCAACTTGGACCAAACCCGGCAAGAGCTGGGCCGAACCCGCTCACACGGCGCCCAGCTAGAAGAGCAATGGCACGCCCGTGAGCAAGACCTCCTGGTCCACTTGGAGGACAGCCGAGCGCGCGAAAAACGGCTCGAAGACCAGAAACACAACCTTGAAGTGTGTCTAGTCGACGCCACTCAGCAAATCCAAGAACTCAAAGCCAAGCTTGGCGGCGCCGAAGGCCGGATCCGGGCCCTGGAGGCCCAACTGGGCCAGTTAGAAGCGACGAAAAGGGACGTCGAGCAGAAACTATTCAGTGTGGTTTCGACTTTACGCCGAATCGCTGGCGTGCAGTTGGACGGTTCGGTGACGATGCCGTACCGCCTTTTGAGTCCCTCGAGACGCTGGAGTCCGGCTCGAG GCCATGACGACGGCAGAGACGGAATAGTCGATGTTGATCCAGAAATAGTGAGAAAAGGAGTGCGGAATTTGATGCAACAAGTCGCACAAATCGAACGCGAAAGA GACGATTACAAGACGCAAGTCGCGACGATTAAGAAACAATTGCATGAAGCGCACGAGAGTCAGAGCAAGGGTGACAGTAAGTTGAATAAGGTTTTGCAGAGTCTGAGGAGTGTTCAGGATGAGAAAGGCAGTCTTGAGGCGAGGTTGAGTCAGAAAAGCGTCGAACTGCAATCacag ACCACGGCTTTGCATAAAAAAACGGAAGAGAACCAGCAAATGCGCGATAAAATAGTTTCGCTTGAATTGGCGATAAGCAGCGGAAACGAGGAAAAGTTGCAATACGAGGACAAAATCGAGAAAATGAAAATGGCCTTGGGTCGGCTCGAGGCCGAAAAACGTGGCTTACAAGAAGAGCTGAGTCGGATCGAAAACAGATCGACAAAACTAGAACTGCAAAGAATGTCAACAGAGGGTGACCTCCAAAGATTACAAATGATGCTCCAGGAGAAAGATGCAACGATTCAG AAATTGCAAGAGAAATGCGATCACCAGAGTCGCAATTTGGCAAGTTTGGAGGAACGTTGCATGTCACTCAAGTCAACAATCGACCAGTTGAATCTCTCGCTTGAAAAAGCGGCAGCTGGTGAGAATGAGCTCCGATCGGAGATCCAAAGCCTCCAACGTTCCCTTCTCGAAGCTACGTCTTCATCCCAAGCAAGCGCCGAGAAAATGAAACAG TTGCAAAAATCGCTCGCCAACAGTGAGAACGAGCGCAGAGTCATTTCGGAACGTTTCGAAAGCACGCAGCAAAACCTGGCCGAAATGCGCCGAAACCACCAAATCCTCCAAGACCAAGTTACGCGATTAAACAACGAATTGGCAAATAACGAAGTACAGCGCTCCGGTCTCGAGTCACAACTCCGGCTAGCGCAATGGCCGGCTGACGGGACAATTGGGTCGCACCAAGAGGAGGAACTGCACCGACAGTTGCAGTCGGTGCAGCGCGAACGCAGCGAATTAAGAGGAAAAGTCGATTCGCTTAACAATAAAGTGCGCCAACTCGAGGCCGAAAAACGAAATCTTGAACGATCTGTGGCCAAGTCGAGCAGTAGCACCACTGTCAGGAAAGAGAAATACGAGATGGATTCAGGAATCAGCGAATTGGAACGCTACGAACAAGAAAATCGGGAGTTGAGGCACAAAATCGCGCATCTTGAAGCCGAATTGTCCGATAAAGAGTCCGAATTGATTCGGTTGAGGAGCCAAAGGCCGGGGCTTGACTCCAAGTTCGACAGGGCGGAGATTGAGAGGTATAGGGCGGCGCAGTTGCAGGCGGAAAGGCTGTTGGAGGCGAGGGAGCAGAGTCATAGACAACAAGTTTCCCGGTTGGAGAATCAG ATCACCCTTTTGAGGGAGCAGCTGAACCAGGAGATCAAGCGGCGGCAGCAGTACGTCTTGAGGAGCACCAAAGCGGGGCGAGAGATGCAGCAGTTGAGGCAAGCGTTGGGCGATTCCTTGCGAACGGTTTCGCAAGATCCATCGCTCGATGCCCTTTTACTAGAACACGAGGCTAGAAAGTTAGATAATACACTATCGACCACTGCCAGTTTGCCTCCGGGGCTTAGTCTACCGTCGACGTCGTATAGGAGGTCGACGACGCCACAaccgaaataa